TTCCGCCTGATCCAAACCCTCGGTTCGGTCGGTACCACCGCGCAGGCCTATCTGCGGGTGCCGATCGGGGTCGCCATCAGCGTCGTCTTCCTCGGCGAAAGCCTGTCGCCGACGGCGTGGGCAGGCCTTGCCTGCGTGGTTGCCGGGGTGGCGGCCATGACCGTGCCGCCGCGCCGCGCGGCCGCCGCCCGGGCGGTGTGACGACCGGCACACCCGGCCCCCGGCATGCCCCGCGGCGGGGGCGTGCCGAAAATCCGCCATGCCGGCCTGGCAGGCTGACGGCATTGCCGGAGGGGGGATTCCCCCTGAAATCACATAGTTCGTGTATATTGCGGCGCCAGAAGCCGGTCCTAAATAGCCATGCCACCCGCCATCGCTGCGATTTTGCAACGAATTCGATCGTCCCCGTTGTCGATCGGCCGCCTCACCTTTAGCAGCTTCCTGCTTCTGCTCGTCGTCATCGCGACGACCAGCATCGCCAGCGTCGTCGCCATGCGTCATATCGGCGCGACTTTTGCCGAGCTGCAGCGGCTGCAAGACGTCGGCGACCTCGCCGAGGAGATCGACCGGCGCATGAACGATCTGCGGCTGGCGGCCCGCGATTTCGTCGCCGAACCCGGCGATCAGGCCGGCCGGATCGGAGAGGCGGCGTCCTCTTTGAGCGCGCTGCTCAAGAAGACCCGGCTCGAGCTCGCGCCCGAGCAGCGCGACATGATCGACGGCATCAGCCAGCGGCTGTCGACCTATCGCTCCGGCATCGAGCGGATCTCGACCCTGATCAACCGCCGCGCCGAGCTGCTCGTGGGCCTGCCGGAGCTGCGCGACCGGTTCGACCAGGCCGTCGCCGCAAACCCCGATCCGACGCTGTCGGCCACGCTGTCGCAGGCGCAGAGCCACATCGCCGCCGCGCTGCTCGCGCACAATCCGTCCGCCGCCGAGCAGGCCGCAGAGAGCATACGGGCCTTGCCCGTCACCGACCCCGGGCTGCGTGCTGCCATCACCGACTATGCCGAACGGATCATCGCGGTCTCGGTGCGCGAGCGCCAGATCGCCGATATCGACCGCGAGGTGCTCGGCGCCGAGGGCCGCCAGATCCAGCGCGCGACCGAGCTTTTGCGCGAGGTCAGCGCCAGCCGCGGTCATATCCTGTCGCGCGACTTCGCCCGTACGCTCGCCGAAACCACCTGGCAGAGCATCCTGCTCGGCACCCTCGGCGTGCTCGTCGGCATATTCGCCGCGCTGTTCGTGGTGAGCCGTACGGTGCGCCCGCTGATCTCGATCGCAAGCTCGATCCGGGCGCTGGCCGGCGGCCAAAAGGACACCCTGATCCCTGCAACCGACGTCAACAACGAGATCGGCGATATCGCGCGCGCCGCCGAAGTCTTCCGCCGCACCCTGCTCGAGGCCGACACCGCGCGCGAGGCGGCCGTCCACGCGCTCGCCGAGCAGCGGCTCGCCGAGGAAAGCTACACCAAGCTGTTCGAATCCTCGATCGAAGGCATCTATGTGACGACGCCGGGCGGCGCGCTCCTGAACGCCAATCCGGCGCTGGCGCGGATGATGGGCTACGACACGCCGCGGGCGCTGATCGACAGCATCACCGACATCGCAAGCACGATCTATGTCCACCCCGAAGCGCGCGACGAATACCAGTTCCTGATGCGGCGCGACGGCATGGTGCGCGATTTCGAGTATCAGGTGCGCCGGCGCGACGGCGGCGTGCTCTGGCTTTCCGACAGCGCCACCGCCGTGCGCGACGAGAAAGGCGAGGTGGTCCGCTACGAGGGCACGGTTCGCGACATCACCGACCAGAAGCGCGCCGAGGACGCGATCGCGGAAGGCCGCCGGATGCTGCAGACCGTGATCGATACGGTGCCGGCGGTGATCAACGTCAAGGACTGCCAGCTTCGCTATGTTCTGATGAACCGCTACATGGCCGGCATCTTCGACATCGAGCCGGCTGACGCCATCGGCCGCACCACCACCGATCTGATGTCGCGGTATGGCGCGCAGAAGACCGACGAGAACGACAAGCGGGTGCTCAGGGCCAAGAGGGGCCTCGGCTTCTACGAGGAGGAGTATGTCGATTCCACCGGCAACATGCGGCAATGGCTGGTCAACAAGCTGCCGCTGCTCGATATCGACGGCCAGATCGAATACATCGTTACCGTCGCGCTCGACATCGGCGAGCGCAAGCGCGGCGAACTGGAAATGCGCAAGGCGCGCGACGCCGCCGAGACGGCGCTGCGCAACCTGCGCGAGACCCAGGCCTCGCTGATCGAGGCGGAGAAGCTCGCAGCGCTTGGGCGCCTTGTCGCGGGCGTCGCCCACGAGGTCAACAACCCCGTCGGCATCAGTCTCACGGTTGCTTCCGCGCTCGAGCGCAAGACCGCATTGTTCACCGACGAGGTCGCGCGCGGCGATCTCAGGCGGTCGAGCCTCAACGAGTATCTCGCAACCTGCCGCAGCGCGGCCTCGCAGCTCGTCGCCAACCTCAACCGCGCCGCCGAGCTGATCCAGTCGTTCAAGCAGGTTGCCGCCGACCGCAACTATTCGGACCAGCGCAGCTTCGACCTCGCCGACCTGACCGAGCAGGTGGTGATGAGCCTGCGGCCGGGGCTGCGCAAGCACAACCTGACGCTGATGGTGGATTGCGAACCGAATCTCACCATGAACAGCTACCCCGGCCCCTACGGCCAGGTGCTGACGAACCTGTTCCTCAATTCGGTCGCGCACGCCTTTCCCGACGGCCGGGCCGGCACCATCGACATCCAGGCCCGCGCCGCCGGCAAGGACCATGTCGAGATCATGTTTTCCGACAATGGCTGCGGCATGAGCCTCGACGTCCGCCGCCGCGCTTTCGATCC
This genomic interval from Bradyrhizobium sp. NP1 contains the following:
- a CDS encoding PAS domain S-box protein; its protein translation is MPPAIAAILQRIRSSPLSIGRLTFSSFLLLLVVIATTSIASVVAMRHIGATFAELQRLQDVGDLAEEIDRRMNDLRLAARDFVAEPGDQAGRIGEAASSLSALLKKTRLELAPEQRDMIDGISQRLSTYRSGIERISTLINRRAELLVGLPELRDRFDQAVAANPDPTLSATLSQAQSHIAAALLAHNPSAAEQAAESIRALPVTDPGLRAAITDYAERIIAVSVRERQIADIDREVLGAEGRQIQRATELLREVSASRGHILSRDFARTLAETTWQSILLGTLGVLVGIFAALFVVSRTVRPLISIASSIRALAGGQKDTLIPATDVNNEIGDIARAAEVFRRTLLEADTAREAAVHALAEQRLAEESYTKLFESSIEGIYVTTPGGALLNANPALARMMGYDTPRALIDSITDIASTIYVHPEARDEYQFLMRRDGMVRDFEYQVRRRDGGVLWLSDSATAVRDEKGEVVRYEGTVRDITDQKRAEDAIAEGRRMLQTVIDTVPAVINVKDCQLRYVLMNRYMAGIFDIEPADAIGRTTTDLMSRYGAQKTDENDKRVLRAKRGLGFYEEEYVDSTGNMRQWLVNKLPLLDIDGQIEYIVTVALDIGERKRGELEMRKARDAAETALRNLRETQASLIEAEKLAALGRLVAGVAHEVNNPVGISLTVASALERKTALFTDEVARGDLRRSSLNEYLATCRSAASQLVANLNRAAELIQSFKQVAADRNYSDQRSFDLADLTEQVVMSLRPGLRKHNLTLMVDCEPNLTMNSYPGPYGQVLTNLFLNSVAHAFPDGRAGTIDIQARAAGKDHVEIMFSDNGCGMSLDVRRRAFDPFFTTRRDQGGTGLGLHIVYSIVTNRLGGRLDLDSEPGHGTRIRMLLPRAAPIEQAAE